The window aatatttataaagtttttttttgtattttttcagatatttatcaggttttagtaaaaaaacaataaggaTATTGTTGGTGATCATAGCCATAAATAACATAGTCTTTTgagaagttattatataaattaaatatttttttggagtTCATGTCAATAGCATTGTATCctttatgtttaaaactacACTGTAGATGAAGTTGTAAagctttttcattaatattttttggaatgttatatcaataaatgttTCTGGAGAAGGttatacataacaaaaatgtcTTCAAAAATGGCACGTCTCctaaaatgtcattaaataacaaaataaaaaaataaaaatttccaaCATTTACAcaggtacatatttttaacgttaaaATCAAATGCTATTCGTATAAGAGTTTAACCCGAAAATACATCTTCACAAAAAAAGGTgatgatttacaaaaaaaaaaaaaaaacaaacaaaaaaacaacatatttaaatacaacagTCGaatgttagtaaaaaaaaaaatagatttaaaataagtattactCTGACAGATCCATATATAAACAGTGTATTGAGCAAGAATTAATGAATTAGGAGAGACAGCACAATaggttacagaaaatatattttagagtgAACTAAGGTATTGGTTGAAAATAGTATGATTAGACTCGAGCCTGGGATCCCGGCTGAGGCAGCATCACCACAGTGTTGGTGGCAGGAGACGAGTTCTGTTGGGGTTGTGATGGctggaaagaaaaaaatatatcaaatattatgattgaattttattgtacaCTTAATTTCAGCCTcttctattcatatatattggCTATATCATTGTAAAGTATATATGAgcttatatagaatttttaatataaataacagaacatacttatataaactaaacttagaatatttaaattcattataataatagtactaACAGCTGGATTATTGTCAGCCATGAGGGTGGCAACCCTGTATGAAGGCGGTGGTGTTTGCTTCACCGCCTCTTCATAGTCGGGCAACAGATTAGAGTAATCTGGCGCAGGGTAGGCCGGTGTGACGGTGCCCTCGCTGGAAATCACGAACGGTGTCAGGTTGTGGACCGCGTGGCTCCTCATGGTCAGGTACTTGTAGCAGCGCCAAATAATACTGATGCAGTACCCCTGTGAAGGATTATAAgattagacaaaaaaaaaatcattgctACCCACACCATACGCAACAACTTCGAAGACTACAACCTCCAACCACAAAACCAGAAGCACCTTGAGGTGTACAATCTCAAAACATAAAATCCATAAGTACCTTCAGGAGTACGTCGAACATTAGAGCGGCGAGCACGATAAGAGCAAGTGCGGGAGCCGGCAATGACAGCAGTTCCTCGCGCCATGGCACCAGTCGGGTTTCAGCAACGAGTTGGTGTATGGAGCGTAGGTAACACAGATAGCCGGTCGCCGTTAGCCTACAAGGTATACATATTTGTCGATTAGCCTAATCGAAATTCAAATAgacagtatttaataaaaatatgtccaaaCAAACAGGATTTGAAGTTGCAAACTTCTCAATATCTCACATCAGTTGtgattttgtatttgaattcTAACTAAAGTTTTAGCTCAACATCACGTTAATATTGCGTACGTACAGTACTTTAGCCGCTTCAATGTATTACTGTGAAAATTACTAGCcattatagaaaaatgtaagtttatattaaaattatttttcgtcattaaaatatttaaaattgaatgttAGTCACATATTAGAAACCTTTTTTCAATATCAGCAGTATATATAAACTTCGTTGTATGGTAATCATTAGAATACATAtactttacatattaaataaagtatataatgtatctaagaccttaaacatatatatatattattaaaagaataaaatattaaaaaaaatgtttgagtAATACTCACACAGTGATAGCAAAATTGAATATCAGAAGACAGAAGAACGGCAGCAGGTGTGCCGGCTTACCACGTGATGCTCCATATATCAGCATGAGAGTGATAGCCAGTGTACACACTGTAACCAGGGCACCCATATCCACATCATCTATAGTTAGCACATGTACATGTCatgtatagtattaaaaatgacaaattaatgtacttaatatacaattaaaaaattaaaaaattattacttcaaTACTATTACAGTACATACAGTAATaccataaataaaagttatttaacataactctagatttataaaacactatgGAATTCCGTGACTCATTATTTgaagaattaataatttgcatataaaCATATCCGTTATGTACTTAGTAATTACATCGATAtcaaaaataaggaaaatttaattatctatcCAAATTAACTATATGACACAATTTGTGcttaaaaacattatgaaattctgactcattattttttgtgggtataaaaaaatttttgtatatataatgactTTTATCCATGACTCAGCCCAACAGTTAGAACCAAcatgtttatgtttaaatgaattacCATCAACAATGTATGCTATGATTCCCGACATTACTtgcttttacataaaatatgtcttattATGTAACATGGAAAGTTAATAGTAATAAGGCAACCTTATCGCCTAGAACGGGTTTATTCCAAGTTAGCTTTTGGGTAAAGGTCATGTTGTGTGTTAGTTATACTTGGTCGATATTGCTGATAATATTATGATGTCAAGTATGTAGGCAGATCACTTTATCGTGTTAGGTTCTGTCATTCAGTTCATTCATGTCTTGCTACTTAGCATAATAcacatattacaaaattaatgtttcattGAATACTACAGGTTTTATGAATGTGGGTTGAGGAGTGaggtatatgtatgtatgtatgtaaacaCAAATACACATAAACATAGATATTACTATAGATATACTTACGGTCAATGAAGCTGTAATCGCGAATGTGCACTTCATGTTGAGGATACGGGCTTGGACGAGTTTCAATATTAGATAGAGGTGTTGGCATAGGGGCTCCGATATCACCCCAGTTTGCTACTGGAGAGGAATCACGCTCCAAATTCTCTAGAAGTCTGGGGTCTCTTACCACTGCCACCAAGAACCCCAGTGCAATGAGGTGTAAAATCTAAAAgaaaaatgcattttatatatatatatatttatgtctaAGGAGGCAAAGGAGCCGACAGCCTACTTGATTAGAAGTAGTCACTGTCAACCAGGACATTGGCAATAAAAGAGATGTTGCAGATGCGGTGCTGACCTTGGTCATTGAGAAAGGAGGACAGGGGGATAATAAGTAGATGGCAAGAACTCGTGAGAACAAGGAAAGGGCCTatacctaaatataaaaatatattatataatttccttaaatgttttcaattgTGCCTAACTTGCGgtcagatttatttaaaggaaggaaaatatatagtaaatttaatatgttatactgAAATACATGAATAGCAGATCTTATAAAGATTGCCttggttatattaaatttgttacagGTTTCTTTTGTGACGAAAAAAAGactcattttaaatttggttaaatgttttcaatatttcaaatgacACAAATGTaatctttatgaatatttttttttttgtaaaagttaaaacatttACTTACCAAATGCCATGACCCCAGTAAAATGGTGCCAGTTCTCACGTGGAGGCAAAAGCAGCAGAGATATTCACTGCTCCTTTCTGTCCCCAGTTTGGGACGGAAACTCAACATTTTAGtctaaagaaaaatacaaatattcttgaaatataatttgaagtaaacattaaacaataataacatattcaaTCATAAGagattcttattattaaaactatatattacgAACTGTgtcatttaacaaaaatagcAGTTGTGATTACATTGtattatgaaatgtttatgttattgcGATCGATAACGATAAATATGagattacaatatattttatgcgcAAAATATAAGCAAAAGTATTGTGTTGTAGGATCCAAAAGTGTAGAATCAAAATTCATTTTCAGAAGAGAAGTAATAAtacgttaattataaatttactctATGACCTATAAATAGTTAATGTTATGTATTTCTGGTAATAAACAtcctaaaatacattttctattgGGATTATAATAATCGTCAagctaaaagtttttttataaatcacagTACGGAACActaatctaaaatttttatatcaatagctCATTGCAGTTGTTTCAATATGCGTCGCAGCGACGAGGATGTCGGTAACTAATAACATCttcagaaatttattttcatgtataGTCCTAGTACCTTGTGAATATATCCTGTTTCGTATCCGTTAGCcactaattaaaatgatttttcaaaaattttgtgttCAGCAAAAAGGACGATTGATTCTCAACTTTCACTGACAGTTTGTAATTACCAATTACCAATACAATACTGGATGTGGATACAATATGACATATGACAAATATGAGTCACACACAGcataaagcaaaataaaagaaatatatcctcatatattctataaatattgtagtatttttttcttattaataataaatattttttttctaatgaattaatagtataatataattatctacTGTTTATCTTCCAGTCCATTAAGgcaatcatatatttttggcaTTTGTTATAGAttgatataaactttttaaaactacaccgATTGACccttagaatattattataagctCTAAAACACTGTACCTAAGTTTTAACTGTGTGacgtatgaaaaaaatgaaacGTTTTAAAACTAGATGTCAATTATTTGTCAATTGTCATGTACATTAAGGCAAGTCTAGATATATGTTTATGATTCTTTTAAACTACTTAAACGCTCATTATTACTGTATTTTATTGCCTTTTGTTGAATAATTTCAGCTATAATGGAAAAAATTCCAGACCAACTCGGATATCTGATATTGACGGAGGACGGGGCAGTCCTCGAGTCTGGTGGAGATTTGGAGAACGACGAACGTGTTGCGACTATTATAACAGATCTTATCAGTTTGTCAAACAGGTTAGATACATTCATATATGTTGACGAACCATTTTGActcataaataacataaagacCTGTAATAAATTAGACAACAATAGatcaatatttcatatcttaATTGTATtagatatatgaatattatattctattacaGTATTGATCCAGTAGCATTTGGACCTGAAGAAAAGTTCAAAAAGATATCTATAACCTATGATGACCACTGGTTTTCTATATGTATATCCAATAAGAAGATATATGTTGTAAAAAGAAGCATACAAACATCATCATCTGAGATCGCTGTTAACGTGTGATCAACATACCTATAAAAATGGGTCGCAATTTATTGATGAGTAGCCTCGAAAATGCATCCTTTAATATACTCCTGCAAATATTGTTTAGATGCGTAACTTTCATAATTAATGCATGGGTTATTAGAAATGTTGGTCATGAAGTTATTGGTATTATGAATGTCAGGTTATTGTTGCTTGAAAGTACTATATTATTCCTAAGCCGAGAGCCCTTCCACCGCGCTTGCTTGGGTCAAAAGGGTGAGTTTAATTGGAATCAGGTCATTAACCAGATTTGGTTATCAGTGcctttaagttttgttttatcttcaattttcatttatatttggtTAAATATTCTACCACTTGGCCATCCAGAACATTCTTCTCAATATACCTTCGGCTGCTGGAGTGTAGCTTTCTCATGTGTATTGGAACTTTGTTCTGCCAATATGATGCTTGTGTCCCAACTCTATTGttttgtcaaattaaaaattattttggacACTTTGCACATATTTATCagaactattatatttatttctataattgtTTATGATAGGTCTGCTGCTTTAATTGCATTTTCGGTAGCCCAAGTTGTTAGTATTGCAGCTATAGTTGTatcttattacatatttttctattggTACATAAAATGTAAGCCGTTATATGCAAAAGGTGCTCTGAAGACTCGGTTTCTGTCTGCTAAAACTCTGGATACTCTTTTCAGTGACAtggatgattttaattttatatctctgAGAGATTTCTTTCCAAAATATTTGGGTTCAATAAattcatgttttaataaaaaattaaacactcTAACATTAAGTTTCGCTAAACAGGGAGTAGTTAAACAACTGCTGACCGAGGGTGAGAAATATGTGATGTCTGCAAGTCCTGTGATGACATTTAGTGAACAAGCCACTTATGATGTTGTTAATAACTTAGGAAGTCTTGCTGCAAGATTTGTATTTCGACCAATCGAAGATAGcagttacttttatttcacacaAATGGTTAGTCGTGATCTTCCCTTGTATAAGCAAGATCGGAACAAAATCCACGAATCTTGTACAGTGTTATATCAAGTTTGTAAAACTGTTAGTTCTATAGGTTTAATTGTATTGGTTTTTGGACTCAGTTATTCTTCTACATTACTAACTTTGTACGGAGGGGAAGCGTTTGTAGCCAGTGGATTACCAGTTACTTTACTTCAAAGTCATTGTTTCGCTATTGTGCTAATGGCTGTCAATGGCATAACAGAATGTTACACGTTTGCTACAATGACTAGTGCCCAATTGAATAGTTACAACTATCTAATGGTATTCTTCTCAATAAGTTTCCTGATACTGTCATATGTATTGACATACGTTTTTGGTCCAGTTGGTTTCATTATAtctaattgtataaatatgttcGCAAGGATTTTGCATagtgtacattttattaacgaTAAACATAAGGATACAGATCATAGACCTTTGCACGGTCTGTACGTCGGaaagttatttctatttacattGTTTTTGGCTGGTTGTATCTGCAAAGCATCTGAACATAATCTTTCTAAAAATATGCTAACCCATATAGCAATAGGAATGGTATGCCTATTTTTTGTACTGTTATCATGGAGTGTAGAAAATAAAGatctattaaagaaaatatacgcAAAATTCACAAGGACAGAAGAAAACAAAGTTTCAACAgactaaatttctttcattgttaagtttacatataatttgtaaataagatgtattatctgtattattttatttaaataatataaatacgttatattttataacataatatgttttatttattacttaatgaaAATCAATTCCAAACGtaacaataaattgttatgCCGAGGTTTTAAATAGGATAGAAGAAAATGCCTTTCATTTGCTCTTCACATACTCTTTTCACCTCatctgttaaaaaaacataattatacatgtatttttgttttaatcccCATCGTATCAAGAGACTAGACAACCAAACTATGcaacctttttttaatatataaatttatgaaaactttatttcatgataCATACCCGCAATATCTTTTAAGTTagcatttttttcttgtattatgacataaaattcTCTGTCATTGGAACTTTTTCCCGTGATCCAGTACTCGTCGGgggtttttataataatctcaCCATAATTCCCGagactgaaaaatattattatagtattgcTTATATATGCGATTAAAATtcgaaaagttaaaaaattacctttttcTGTCAGCATGTATACCAGctataatacttaaaacttCTGGTTTAACTGCTGTAGATGGTGTCAGTGATGGAGGTGTctgaaatgtataatataccTCTTATAATCAaagtttaaatgtaacaaactaAAATTCTCTTCTCCATTAAAAACATACTCACTGAAGTTTTACATGCCAGATTCAGTCGATTGAAGTACAAAAACTTGTGTTCCGAGCTTGAAAGTTGTGCATTTTGTAAAGCATGAACCGCACATTGCTCACTGATAGAGGATGCTATTGTAGATAGTTTGGGCCCAATAAATGCATCTAGAGATTTGAACGTATCTAGGTCGAGGGTAGTGTTTACTACAAGAATATTCAATAACTATTAGTGttcttatgtatgtatgtatttggtaaataaaatatgtatgaaaaaaatcctCACCATCAATCGTGAAGCAGACTGTTGCACTGAGGGttctgtatattattaaataatattgtttcattTCAGTATCATCTTCTCTCATTAAGTACAccttatgtagttttttaagatCTTCCGAAGTACGAATACCCTCTGGGGGACTTATAAAGCGGCCATGTCTTACCGCAGCTGTTACAGCTCCACCTTGTATTTCCTTCTCAACTTGTTTGGGAAGTAAAGTTTGTACTAAGTATTGATATAATGTTAACATATCATTTGTTGCAAGTCCATTCCTATGAAAAAAACGTTACATAACAGACAAATCTCTTTGTCTTTTTAATCTCAATGCAATTGAATTTCTTAAGGACTGTCAATTAAGAGGAACACCAgcaaatcatttaataattaaggctactacaacaaaatatgtatatgttgcAAGTTTCAAGTTAAGCTTtgcctttataattattttactctatatttatttcaaattattatcatatatattatgtttcctAGCAGGAGTACAGTACTCACAGCAAAGGAATTGATATCTCAATTTTccatatgtgtgtgtataatactgtaattaaatcctattttatttatgctatTGATTTCACAAATTTCTTACCATATAAGCTGTTCATTGTAGACAAAagatacacatttaaaatccGGGTAAGTAATTTCCAGTAAATCTATAAAACACACcactttaaaaaatgaattctTTTCTAGcggtaaataatttatcccttgtataatattacttaagtcATTTGCAATATTTCTGGACATTATGTACTGAAACAGTAATAGAACATAAGTTACAACATGGAATTGTTTGTggcataaataaatgtttatagatGGTAAGTAATAACATTGAaacgagatctaagacttttgcgagtattgctttaaataaaaccaatatattttggatttactatgcatattttattattttaaaaactacataatactCAGATGTTTTGGCTACGTTTCAGCAAATGTGATCAcagttacaataatttaatatgcatagtaaatccgaaaaatattagttttatttaaataacattttaataaagaaagtttttaatggTTTATATATACTCACTGGTGTGAAGAATTGTTcacattttgtataaatatcttCAGGTGGTATGTCTTTAAACGGACCAACAAACATTCTGAACATTTTGTATGCTGACACTAATAAGTCATATATAACAGATGTTTCAATCTATAAAAGAAAAGCTTTGTCATTAACAGGATATCCTTAGTGGTGCTGGTGTTTCAACTATAACAAACACTACATACCACCTCCTTACTCTCCCCTGGTGTAGAAGGAGTTTTAGCTGCATATGGAATTCTGACTacctaaaaaattattgttcatGTAACATTAATCCTTAGGATTACATATCTATACTgggattatatattaaaaattaatagttataataaacttttaatgtaGTACCAGAACCATCCAAAAATTCTTCTCAGGCTGATAGAAAATATACCTCTTTGATTGCGTCTGTAGAGCTTCACATGGTTCATTTGAAAATgttctaaaaagtttttatttaaagtgttaaCTGCccttgcaataaaaataatataaatttattgcagTTTGGTCAATTGTTTAAACTTACGTCATGAATTTAACAACAGCTTCGCATAATCCCACTTGCATTTTTTGAGCGTCAACACTAACTTGATTTGGATGAAAGAAaagtattctttttaattcctaaaattaatgatgatgaggttattatttaaaatatactgtaataattttaatatacttgcACTGAGAAACATATCTATCtcattttttcaattttttttttaaaaccaagttctaattatttgattatttttgttacatactTCTCCCTCCCTTGGTCCGAAAGTAGAgttgaagataaaaaaagaattaactttattatttacgtcTATCATGATGTACGTAGTAAAggccttatttatttaagtaaggTTTAGTaaacttattacttattattttaaagtaataagaagGGGCTAtttgcaaaacaaaataaactgttGTCATTTTGACTGGTAGACTttgacgtattttatttttttatcacttaaCATTGGATTCCTGTTTATTcagaattaaatgttaaaatattttgtaggcatataaaactatgtaatCCTAATTAATTATGggagacatatttttaaaatgattaccaTTCTTTTGATGCCTACTGAAGAGTTAGCACGAATACCTATCTGCAAGAAATCTACTTTTAATTCGGTTACCATGGAAATATAGAATGTTATTGTTTTCTGATTATACCTTTATTTCTTTGATACGTTTAGAGTACTgttggatatatatattttttactcagTGAATCGTTGTGTTTTTCTCGTTGAAAATGGCGATTCGAAATCCTCGCTTACCATTATTACCTGGCTATGGCACAAATCCTATGGTAATgtaacattgataataattttgaatataaatagtacCTTTCTAAATCGTTCTtcccatttttttatttcatgaatttgttttatttaaatagtatataacaaacattaaaaacaacaattaatacaattataagtttttcGTAATTGTGAatgaaataagttaaaattaatacaatgttaTCAGCGTGTTGTAATAATACCTacctaacatttaaaatatgtttcagatTGGCAAGAAGAACTTCGGTGTACGGCCTATTTTTACATCTATCGATAAGGTTAACATGTTGGTAGATAAAGCAGAGGGTGTTAATCGTGTGCCCTCGTTGTATGGTCGAAAGCAGGCACCAGATCTTCCTACATGGATAATGTACGATAAACATGTATGtaggataaaaattaataattaaagttaagaGCATAAaggcatcaattattattttaaagtctgGAAAGCAGcagaaataaatctttatttatgactGTTACAATCTAattcaaaactatttcatttaaGATTTTGCGGTTTCAAGCTTATTTTCAACAAACACTTCAAGAAATGCGATCAGCTGCTCATATTTTAAGGAAAgtcgaaatatttttctatctaGAAGACGGGACGATAAAAGTGATGGAACCAAGAACTGAAAACAGTGGCTTGTCGCAAggtaaatcataataaaaaacagtgacatagaaatgtttagaaatattacaaataatttttaaaaaatattgtaggaACACTCATAAGCCGACAAAGAATTCGTCTTCCGTTCAGCTACGATCTTTACTACGACGTCTTAGATCTAAACGTAGGACGTGAGGTTACTTTCTTTGGAAAGGTGTTTAAGGTACATTACGGCTTTAACTGTGGAGTATATACCTTTGTAAATGTATTCATCAATTACACTGttaattgttgtttaaataGATCATCAATTGTGACAATTTCACTAGAGTGTTTATGAATCGCCTTGGAATAAATGTTCCGGACCCAATACCGTGGCCGGATGCAATTGAGGTATGATATAGTCTATAGTTAGTTCCTCTACATATTGTTACTactatttctaattaatttacagAGGACTCCGGACACAGCGCGCCCACCGAAACATCGTCCCTTTCGCCAGTTTCTCGATTTTGATAGACAAGTTTTAAggtatatattaatcaaaccTAAGCTAATAAAGTACTAGATATATTTATCCAAACAACATTACGCAGATTTCACGGTTACTGGGATGACAGAGAAACGGAATTTGGCTCTATACATCTTCTTGAGATACATTATTTCCTTGCTGATGATACCATGGAAATTAAGGAAGTTTTGCCACCAAATTCTGGAATGGAGGCGGGAccgatgtttttaaaaagaatgagGCTCCCTAGAGTgagttttacaaattattatgcgataatattttatttcagaacatatttttaaaatatgtttcatccCAGAAAATACCACCACGTATAGAAATGACAGGAGGACCTAAGGTGCCTTCTTATAGTCCGGCCGATTTAACTATAGGTGCTGTGGTCAATGTGTTTGGTCGTAAAGTAGTGCTTACTGATTGCGATCCCTTTACAAAGGAGTACTACCGTGTCACTTACGGATTTGGTAAGTGAATTGCCGAATCCACGGAATCATCGGAATCGAAATGcagatactttatttataatttttggttaGATGCTTTTACTCCGCTGCCTGTGCCCAAAGATGAAGGTACTGAGTGCATATCATCAAGCCTGGCTGAACGTCAGCTACCGCCATGGAATGGTTATGGATCTTATGATGATTCTGCAGAGAACTGCCGAACAGTCGAGCCGAAAGCTCCACATagagattttataaagtttctaAACAAAGACAGGTAAAGAGTTTTTGTGTTTCTTATTCCACCTACTTTGTTATTGATTTagcaactatatttttttttatttctagaatTGGGTTTGATTCCCATATTCTTCGATTTGCCGCAAGACTGATTAGTGACAATCCTGTAGATGCGAGACggtattttatagtaaaatatttcttatgtgACGACACAATCGGCATTTTTGAACTTGGTGAACGTAATTCAGGATTTAAGGTTAGTTTGAATTATAGAAGCAATatgtttatctttaaaaaatgattttattcgttatttttaattttcgacAAATTTTTTGATAGACCGGAAAGTTCTTTCGACgggaaaaaatgtatttacccGACGTTAACTTCTTTGTTCCAAAAGAGCCTCCTGCTTACACTGACAAAGATATGTGGGTTGGCAACGAACTTGTCatcaataaacattgttttcgACTCATTTCTGCAGACGAATATGCTCTTAGGTACATGGAACTTCACGCCAACGAGGTGAGAAGGATTCTTTTACAAGTGTAgctacttttttttaagaaaaatcattacgaaaataaatttttagtatcCAATGGCGAACATAACTTTGATAATGGACAAAATACGGCGTATATTAGCTTCTAAAGACAACGGATACAAGAATTTTGTGTCAAAATATATGGAAGCTGTTGTACCCGATAAAAAAGAACTGATGTCGGTCAGATGTTTCAAGTAATTACTTAACACTActcacattattttaatattacataggAATAAACATAAG of the Danaus plexippus chromosome 13 unlocalized genomic scaffold, MEX_DaPlex mxdp_15, whole genome shotgun sequence genome contains:
- the LOC116770472 gene encoding EF-hand domain-containing family member C2-like; the encoded protein is MAIRNPRLPLLPGYGTNPMIGKKNFGVRPIFTSIDKVNMLVDKAEGVNRVPSLYGRKQAPDLPTWIMYDKHILRFQAYFQQTLQEMRSAAHILRKVEIFFYLEDGTIKVMEPRTENSGLSQGTLISRQRIRLPFSYDLYYDVLDLNVGREVTFFGKVFKIINCDNFTRVFMNRLGINVPDPIPWPDAIERTPDTARPPKHRPFRQFLDFDRQVLRFHGYWDDRETEFGSIHLLEIHYFLADDTMEIKEVLPPNSGMEAGPMFLKRMRLPRKIPPRIEMTGGPKVPSYSPADLTIGAVVNVFGRKVVLTDCDPFTKEYYRVTYGFDAFTPLPVPKDEGTECISSSLAERQLPPWNGYGSYDDSAENCRTVEPKAPHRDFIKFLNKDRIGFDSHILRFAARLISDNPVDARRYFIVKYFLCDDTIGIFELGERNSGFKTGKFFRREKMYLPDVNFFVPKEPPAYTDKDMWVGNELVINKHCFRLISADEYALRYMELHANEYPMANITLIMDKIRRILASKDNGYKNFVSKYMEAVVPDKKELMSVRCFKQAMKEIMCEKMTEHEFITLIRYFRGDPGKERSPRREMIRSLVFTELTRGLWDDRSRLREGLLHADPDGSGVLPPSRLRQLLRAHRLPLNCDLMDCMLQVLQKDENCDIQYEDLMNFLDFQTRPVFNLSEADYEKVVRHAPPVKDTECKLWAEAETFISEGFVNWNAFLCQLNLEHLVKEQTQ